The following proteins are encoded in a genomic region of Methanoculleus bourgensis MS2:
- a CDS encoding NAD-dependent epimerase/dehydratase family protein — MHTDTSPTVLITGGAGFIGSHLATELLQHGYGVRILDNLTPRVHGPERQRPGHLDRRAEVFVGDIRDPHHVQEALEGVDSVIHLAAVVGERQSMYRIEKYMSVNTTGTAVLLEALLDHPIRRLVVASSSAVYGEGLYCSYNGTIYPKVRRSPAQMAKGDWEPRSPDGEVIYPLPTPETKEASPLSIYAISKHDQEEMCRMIGEAYGIPTVILRPFNVYGPHQGYANPYSGMLTEYAFRLLQGLPVRLFEDGYLQRDFVSVYDAARAFRLALETPPAAGGTFNIGSGRPYTFRTIADHLVTITGRQDLPPVVTGTGRVGDIRHCIAEISRAREVLGYEPEVPLEAGLLELVAGVKAEIAERRKVPAPLEIPKPSRLPV, encoded by the coding sequence ATGCATACGGATACCAGTCCAACCGTCCTCATCACCGGTGGAGCAGGATTCATCGGGTCGCACCTCGCAACGGAGCTATTGCAGCACGGCTACGGAGTCCGCATCCTCGATAACCTGACGCCACGGGTGCACGGCCCGGAGCGGCAACGGCCCGGCCATCTCGACCGGCGGGCAGAGGTCTTCGTCGGGGATATCAGGGACCCGCACCACGTGCAGGAAGCTCTCGAAGGGGTTGATTCCGTCATACACCTTGCTGCGGTCGTCGGGGAGCGGCAGAGCATGTACCGGATCGAGAAGTACATGAGCGTCAACACCACCGGGACTGCCGTCCTCCTTGAGGCCTTACTCGACCACCCCATCAGGCGGCTCGTCGTCGCCTCAAGCAGTGCCGTCTACGGGGAAGGCCTCTACTGCTCGTACAACGGCACCATCTACCCGAAGGTCCGGCGTTCTCCCGCGCAGATGGCGAAGGGGGACTGGGAGCCCCGGAGCCCGGACGGGGAGGTGATCTACCCCCTTCCCACGCCGGAGACGAAGGAGGCCTCGCCGCTCTCGATCTACGCAATCTCCAAGCACGACCAGGAGGAGATGTGCCGGATGATCGGGGAGGCATACGGCATCCCGACGGTCATTCTCCGGCCCTTCAACGTCTACGGCCCACACCAGGGGTATGCCAACCCCTACTCAGGCATGTTGACCGAGTATGCGTTCCGCCTGCTCCAGGGGCTCCCGGTGCGCCTCTTCGAGGACGGCTACCTGCAGCGTGACTTCGTGAGCGTCTACGACGCGGCACGTGCCTTCCGCCTGGCCCTCGAGACGCCCCCGGCGGCCGGCGGGACGTTCAACATCGGGAGCGGCCGCCCCTACACGTTCCGGACCATCGCCGACCATCTCGTGACGATAACCGGGCGGCAGGACCTCCCCCCCGTGGTCACGGGGACCGGCCGGGTCGGGGATATCCGCCACTGCATCGCGGAGATCAGTCGCGCCCGGGAGGTCCTCGGCTACGAGCCGGAGGTCCCCCTCGAGGCCGGCCTGCTCGAACTGGTCGCCGGGGTCAAGGCTGAGATCGCGGAGCGGCGGAAGGTCCCGGCACCGCTTGAGATACCAAAACCCTCACGCCTCCCTGTCTGA